ATCGCTGGCGGCAGGTGCTGTCGGAAGCAAACCGGATCGAAAGAAAACACCTTTTCACCCTTGAACCGGGTATCAGTGAAAACCAGACCGGGGAGATGGCCCATCACCTGCTGACGCTGGTCCTCCCGAAAAGTATTCATGGCAGTTACAAGGCTGCACAGCAGCAGGCTTTGTTGAGCATGCAATCTTTCCTTGAGATTGCGAAAGAGCGGCAGGGGTAGGTTCGATCTGGGGGAACTGTCAGGAGAACTGCAAGTCGGCATGGCCATATTATATGACTCTTGCGAAACTGCTGACTGCACGACGACAAAAGTAATAGCAATCCACTATTGAGGTAATGGTCATCTTTACAGCTTTGTCGTATGCCATGAGCATTTATATTGCAGAGTCATACAAACATTGATAATTTTGCAGAACATTAAGTCAAAGAGATAATTTTATGCGAGCCAGGCAAGATTTGATGACAGCGGTTGATTTATTCTGTGGTGCTGGTGGCCTTACCAGGGGCTTGTTGAATGCAGGCGTTCGAGTGGCAGCTGGTTATGATATTGACACTGCCTGTCAATATGCTTATGAACGCAATAACGCCAATGCATCTTTCAAGTTAAAGAGCATCGCTGACTTGTCGGCAGAGGAACTTGGCGCAATTTACCCGGTAGGCCACATTCGCGTCCTTGTCGGTTGTGCGCCGTGTCAACCCTTCTCAAAATATACTCAGGGCCTTGACAAGCAGAACGATCACAAGTGGGGGTTACTGCATGAGTTTGGTCGTTTAGTAAATGACATCAGACCAGAAATCATCAGCATGGAGAATGTCCCGGAGATTCGTCGGCACAGTGTATTCCTCGCGTTCATCTCCACTCTGGAAAAAGCTGGCTATCATGTCAGCCATCAGGAAGCTTTTTGTCCTGATTTTGGAGTTCCTCAACAGCGCAAGCGCCTTGTGCTGTTGGCGTCGTTGCTTGGACCCATCAGTTTACTCAAACCGCAGAAATTGACGACTCCACGTACAGTTCGCGAGGCAATAGCTAATCTACCCTCTCTCCAGGCAGGTGATAAGCATCCTGATGATGTCATGCACCGTGCCTGCCGCCTCTCTCCCTTAAACCTGAAACGGATCTTGGTTTCGCGCCCCGGTGGAAGTTGGCGTGATTGGCCTTCAGATTTGGTCGCAAAGTGCCATAGTGATATGTCCGGGCAAACTTATCCTAGTGTCTATGGACGGATGGTATGGGATCAACCGGCCCCCACCATAACTACCCAGTTTTTTGGTTATGGGAATGGGCGTTTCGGCCATCCGGAACAAGATCGCGCAATAACGCTACGCGAAGGCGCTATTTTACAGTCATTTCCGGAAAATTATGAATTTATGCCCAAAGGGGGGCAAGTTTCTTTTGCCACTTTGGGAAGAATGATAGGAAATGCTGTTCCTGTTCGACTAGGTGAAGCTATTGGCCACTCAATCAAGCAGCACCTTAAACATTCTACCCGGAGGAAACAATATGCCTGAGGATTTTTCCTTTGCAAAATCAGCAGCCGATCGTGATGCCGCCGAGGCTCAAATTTGCGAACACCATAAGATCATCGATTACGATACCCGTGAATATCCTGTAGAAGTCATCGTTGAAAAGTATTTAAAGCGACTGGAAGAAGATGACAATGATTTCTTTATCCCAGACTATCAACGCGATCTGACTTGGTCAGATGAGCACCAGTCTCGTTTCATCGAGTCGGTTCTCATGGGTCTTCCTATCCCGTTGCTATTTTTGGCTGACGTTGAAGGGCAGGAGGGTCGTGCCGAAATAGTGGATGGGTCTCAGCGAGTAAGGACTCTCGCCCGGTTTATGAACGATGAATTAGAACTTTCCGGGCTCAAACAACTCACCATGCTCAACGGCTTCAAGTTTGCGGATCTCCCGTTAATTCGTCAGCGGCGCTTTGGTCGCCATACTATGCGGATGATCGAATTACGCGAAGGGACCGATGAAGACGTTCGCCGTGATATTTTCAGCAGAATTAATACTGGCAGTGTAA
Above is a window of Desulfuromonadaceae bacterium DNA encoding:
- a CDS encoding DNA cytosine methyltransferase, which translates into the protein MTAVDLFCGAGGLTRGLLNAGVRVAAGYDIDTACQYAYERNNANASFKLKSIADLSAEELGAIYPVGHIRVLVGCAPCQPFSKYTQGLDKQNDHKWGLLHEFGRLVNDIRPEIISMENVPEIRRHSVFLAFISTLEKAGYHVSHQEAFCPDFGVPQQRKRLVLLASLLGPISLLKPQKLTTPRTVREAIANLPSLQAGDKHPDDVMHRACRLSPLNLKRILVSRPGGSWRDWPSDLVAKCHSDMSGQTYPSVYGRMVWDQPAPTITTQFFGYGNGRFGHPEQDRAITLREGAILQSFPENYEFMPKGGQVSFATLGRMIGNAVPVRLGEAIGHSIKQHLKHSTRRKQYA